From Ignavibacteriota bacterium, the proteins below share one genomic window:
- a CDS encoding VCBS repeat-containing protein codes for MNKLFWFSVMGALFLVLGASTLSAQEVVFSSAPTPAPAAGASNGGFAWLDINGDGTHDLWIPPNNVLLNNLTSFTQVAYTRTAAIGNSNNSVGGLFADINGDGVPDLWSTNNAAPQTGLYFDSLGTYVPATGVGPLASAGATRFGVRRHGGGGHRPQQLPECGGTVTKMPHGAMARSAARHGHRTAEGRSSGFTRVGNGAAAGQLAIDTTRAYECWSIHFIDANNDGYQDLLMPSFRHGFRAFNGGSDTIGAKKGSILFLNDGTGKFFIPGSASLGRTLYALDSMSAAGEFYARAVADTGIIVEDTVRHFNAIGSQWGPQQRWERRRAVDRYRGQQL; via the coding sequence ATGAACAAGCTCTTCTGGTTCAGCGTCATGGGAGCTCTCTTCCTTGTGCTCGGGGCCAGCACCCTGTCCGCGCAGGAAGTCGTGTTCAGTTCCGCTCCGACGCCGGCTCCGGCGGCAGGTGCATCCAATGGCGGTTTCGCATGGCTGGATATCAACGGCGACGGCACGCACGATCTCTGGATCCCACCGAATAACGTCCTGTTGAACAACCTCACCTCGTTCACCCAGGTGGCGTACACGAGGACGGCCGCGATCGGGAACAGTAACAACTCCGTCGGCGGGCTCTTCGCCGACATCAACGGCGATGGCGTTCCTGATCTGTGGTCGACGAACAACGCCGCTCCCCAGACGGGACTGTATTTTGACAGCCTTGGCACCTACGTCCCCGCAACGGGCGTAGGCCCGCTTGCCAGCGCGGGCGCCACCCGGTTCGGTGTTCGCCGGCATGGCGGTGGCGGACATCGACCACAGCAACTACCTGAGTGCGGCGGCACGGTCACAAAAATGCCGCATGGAGCGATGGCGCGATCTGCCGCGCGGCACGGGCATCGAACTGCTGAAGGGCGGTCCTCCGGTTTCACGCGCGTCGGGAATGGCGCCGCTGCCGGACAGTTGGCCATCGATACCACCCGCGCCTATGAATGCTGGAGCATCCACTTCATCGATGCCAACAATGACGGCTATCAGGACCTGTTGATGCCCAGCTTCCGTCACGGCTTCCGGGCATTCAACGGCGGTTCCGACACGATCGGTGCAAAGAAGGGGAGCATCCTGTTCCTGAATGATGGTACCGGCAAGTTCTTTATCCCGGGCTCAGCATCGCTTGGCCGTACGCTCTATGCACTCGATTCCATGTCGGCGGCGGGGGAATTCTACGCCCGGGCGGTCGCCGATACGGGCATCATCGTTGAAGACACCGTCCGGCATTTCAACGCCATTGGCAGCCAGTGGGGACCTCAACAACGATGGGAACGTCGACGTGCTGTTGACCGGTACCGAGGCCAACAACTGTGA
- a CDS encoding T9SS type A sorting domain-containing protein: MTVSAAHARLKFTNCYFKNLIDTHFRYYGRAVSFPFNTQGWHIDSLSFENTTFANMGYVYMQEGAEYADYVSFNHCTFLNTVMYTLESGWWWWLSVTNSIFVNPYMFGYIPGADGDTPTGGAINIDTIGTANFNFLVPFTENQRHILFANNSYYHDQWLRDYYAGGNPYSDTATTWKPQAMPLMSEKTRIFFNDKTTWPYISMLNVYDSTNPGFLIPPTNVDGIKSFLLRKWTDNSDTTWAFNPNDDINQKWPMSEQLRYTNTKLRTAAMGGFPLGDLWRWWGSFPTTYSGWKAQAATERANITTMLTNGVTAVDEDAPGRPLEFSLDQNYPNPFNPATQITYALPQSGHVTLRVFNVLGMEVATLFSGVQAAGSHEVQFNAGYLASGVYFYRLTADNLSLTKKMVLMK; encoded by the coding sequence GTGACGGTGTCGGCGGCGCATGCACGGTTGAAGTTCACGAACTGCTATTTCAAGAACCTCATCGACACGCATTTCCGCTACTACGGCAGGGCTGTCTCCTTCCCGTTCAACACCCAGGGATGGCATATCGACTCTCTGTCGTTCGAGAACACCACGTTCGCCAACATGGGCTACGTGTACATGCAGGAGGGCGCCGAGTACGCGGACTATGTGAGCTTCAACCATTGCACGTTCCTGAACACCGTCATGTACACACTGGAATCCGGCTGGTGGTGGTGGCTCTCCGTGACGAACTCCATCTTTGTCAATCCGTACATGTTCGGTTACATCCCCGGCGCCGATGGCGACACTCCGACGGGTGGCGCGATCAACATCGATACCATCGGGACCGCGAATTTCAATTTCCTGGTCCCCTTCACCGAGAACCAGCGGCATATCCTGTTCGCGAACAACAGCTACTACCACGACCAATGGCTGCGGGACTACTACGCCGGCGGCAATCCGTACAGCGATACGGCGACCACGTGGAAGCCGCAGGCGATGCCGCTCATGAGTGAGAAGACGCGCATCTTCTTCAACGACAAGACGACGTGGCCGTACATCTCCATGCTGAACGTCTATGATTCCACGAACCCGGGCTTCCTCATTCCGCCGACGAATGTGGATGGCATCAAGAGCTTCCTCCTCCGGAAGTGGACGGACAACTCGGATACCACATGGGCGTTCAACCCCAATGATGATATCAATCAGAAGTGGCCGATGAGCGAGCAGCTCCGCTACACCAACACGAAGCTCAGGACCGCAGCCATGGGCGGGTTCCCGCTGGGCGACCTCTGGCGGTGGTGGGGCAGCTTCCCGACGACGTACTCGGGCTGGAAGGCCCAGGCAGCGACGGAGCGTGCCAACATCACGACCATGCTCACGAATGGCGTGACCGCCGTGGACGAGGATGCTCCTGGCCGTCCGCTGGAGTTCTCCCTGGACCAGAACTATCCCAATCCTTTCAACCCGGCCACGCAGATCACATACGCGCTCCCCCAGAGCGGCCACGTGACGTTGCGTGTCTTCAATGTTCTCGGTATGGAAGTCGCGACGCTCTTTTCGGGCGTGCAGGCCGCGGGGAGTCACGAGGTCCAGTTCAATGCCGGATATCTCGCCAGCGGCGTGTACTTCTACAGGCTCACCGCCGACAATCTGTCGCTGACGAAGAAGATGGTTCTCATGAAGTGA